From Novosphingobium sp. 9, the proteins below share one genomic window:
- a CDS encoding PepSY-associated TM helix domain-containing protein, translating to MKHPDFKGIDAPGTGFVRRALGGHTAIGLVACALLYLVCLTGMLAVFGARWERWEQPQAPEMQAMSPQAVQRAVDSAMRTEATPPAYIALQMPSPANPRTTLTGSGEPHYVTPAGSLAGEQADPWTSFMLDMHYYLNLPGTWGIMLTGALGAMMAAASLTGVLAHPRILRDAFRFRAKGREDGAAMTQLAQADLHNRMGTWLLPFIMALAITGAMLGLGQIVFQSIATERYGGQIAKSYASLYGSPAVPDATRASGPRVDVAMGWLARNRPQNTLNYITIEAPGTKGQRIALLTLNDKNLSYGDTYRFDGTGHYTDDVGISDGPKGQQALSSIYKIHFGTFGGVPVLVAWFLFGLALCAIVVTGTNIWLTKRARRGHPAPRIEAMWAIVVWGSPILLIATYWLRLVAGGSAPLAIAFWSALVFAMAVAAIRPIARLAAYLRMALAAAMIPTGLGHALLSGQWPSSSAIIDLCLIGGGLILAAPALRHRVRRTGSTSPASLDAAGRALGA from the coding sequence GTGAAGCATCCTGACTTCAAGGGAATCGACGCCCCCGGAACCGGCTTCGTCCGGCGCGCACTGGGCGGTCATACCGCGATCGGGCTGGTCGCCTGTGCCCTGCTCTACCTCGTCTGCCTCACCGGCATGCTCGCGGTGTTCGGCGCCCGGTGGGAGCGCTGGGAACAACCGCAAGCCCCTGAAATGCAGGCCATGTCGCCACAGGCTGTGCAACGCGCAGTGGACTCGGCCATGCGCACAGAGGCTACGCCTCCCGCGTATATAGCCCTGCAGATGCCCAGTCCGGCAAATCCCCGCACGACGCTGACCGGCAGTGGCGAGCCGCATTACGTCACCCCCGCGGGCAGTCTGGCCGGGGAGCAGGCCGATCCCTGGACCAGCTTCATGCTGGACATGCACTATTATCTCAATCTTCCCGGCACCTGGGGCATCATGCTGACCGGCGCGCTGGGGGCGATGATGGCGGCGGCTTCCCTCACCGGCGTCCTTGCCCACCCGCGCATCCTGCGCGACGCCTTCCGCTTCCGCGCCAAGGGCCGTGAAGACGGCGCGGCGATGACGCAACTGGCGCAGGCCGATCTGCACAACCGCATGGGCACCTGGCTCCTGCCGTTCATCATGGCGCTGGCGATCACCGGCGCCATGCTGGGCCTTGGGCAGATCGTGTTCCAATCGATCGCGACGGAGCGCTACGGCGGCCAGATCGCCAAGAGCTATGCCTCGCTTTACGGTTCACCGGCCGTGCCCGATGCGACCAGAGCCTCGGGGCCGCGTGTCGATGTGGCAATGGGCTGGCTTGCCCGAAACCGGCCGCAGAATACACTGAACTACATCACCATCGAAGCGCCCGGCACCAAAGGCCAGCGCATCGCGCTGTTGACCTTGAACGACAAAAACCTGTCTTATGGCGACACCTACCGCTTCGACGGAACCGGGCACTATACCGACGACGTGGGCATTTCCGACGGGCCGAAGGGCCAGCAGGCGCTGTCCTCGATCTACAAGATACACTTCGGCACCTTCGGCGGCGTGCCGGTGCTTGTGGCGTGGTTCCTGTTCGGGCTTGCCCTGTGCGCGATCGTCGTGACAGGCACCAACATCTGGCTGACCAAGCGTGCCCGGCGCGGGCATCCCGCGCCGCGCATCGAGGCCATGTGGGCCATCGTCGTCTGGGGTAGCCCGATTCTGCTGATCGCCACCTATTGGCTGCGCCTTGTCGCAGGCGGCAGTGCCCCGCTGGCGATAGCCTTCTGGTCCGCACTGGTGTTCGCCATGGCGGTGGCCGCGATCCGTCCGATCGCCCGGCTTGCAGCCTATCTTCGCATGGCGCTCGCCGCAGCGATGATCCCCACCGGACTTGGCCATGCCCTGCTGAGTGGTCAATGGCCGAGCAGTTCGGCGATTATTGACCTGTGCCTTATCGGCGGAGGCCTGATCCTGGCTGCTCCTGCCCTTCGCCACAGGGTTCGGCGCACAGGCTCGACATCCCCTGCGTCCCTCGATGCCGCCGGACGCGCTCTCGGCGCTTGA
- the rlmN gene encoding 23S rRNA (adenine(2503)-C(2))-methyltransferase RlmN, with product MTDTTTLEGAGQTAAPLSAQMPIPGHIDPVPVPRPTLVDGVTPREDGRIDVLGLPKKRIAELFEAAGLDAKAAKLRGKQVYHWLYHRGVTDFEAMTDIAKTMRPWLAERFVIGRPEIVEAQHSTDGTRKWLLRTADGHDFEMVFIPDADRGTLCVSSQVGCTLNCRFCHTGTMRLVRNLTVGEIVGQVMLARDSLGEWPRTAAEAASKTMAGLDQDEDENGEYQGDYHASGRLLTNIVMMGMGEPLYNFDNVRDALKLVMDGEGLALSRRRITLSTSGVIPQMERCGQEIGVNLAVSLHAVTKEVRDEIVPINKKYGIEDLLAACASYHGASNARRITFEYVMLKDKNDSDEDARELVRLLKHYKLPAKVNLIPFNPWPGAAYECSTPERIRAFSNIVFEAGISAPVRTPRGRDIDAACGQLKTAAEKRSRAEMDRLYAEKDAALAV from the coding sequence ATGACAGACACGACCACTCTCGAAGGGGCCGGCCAGACCGCCGCTCCGCTTTCGGCGCAGATGCCGATCCCCGGACATATCGATCCGGTGCCGGTGCCGCGCCCCACGCTGGTAGACGGCGTGACCCCGCGCGAAGACGGGCGCATCGACGTGCTCGGCCTGCCCAAGAAGCGCATCGCCGAACTGTTCGAGGCGGCAGGGCTGGACGCCAAGGCGGCCAAGCTGCGCGGCAAGCAGGTCTACCACTGGCTCTATCATCGCGGCGTCACCGATTTCGAGGCGATGACCGATATCGCCAAGACGATGCGTCCCTGGCTGGCCGAGCGTTTCGTGATCGGCCGTCCCGAGATTGTCGAGGCCCAGCACTCGACCGACGGCACCCGCAAGTGGCTGCTGCGCACGGCGGATGGCCACGATTTCGAGATGGTGTTCATCCCCGACGCCGATCGCGGCACGCTGTGCGTCTCCTCGCAGGTCGGCTGCACGCTCAACTGCCGCTTCTGCCACACCGGCACGATGCGCCTCGTGCGCAACCTGACCGTGGGCGAGATCGTCGGGCAAGTGATGCTGGCGCGCGATTCGCTGGGCGAATGGCCCCGGACCGCCGCCGAGGCCGCCAGCAAGACGATGGCGGGGCTCGATCAGGACGAGGATGAGAACGGCGAATATCAGGGCGACTACCACGCCAGCGGGCGCCTGCTCACCAACATCGTGATGATGGGCATGGGCGAGCCGCTCTACAACTTCGATAACGTGCGCGATGCGCTCAAGCTGGTGATGGATGGCGAGGGCCTTGCCCTCTCGCGCCGCCGCATCACGCTCTCCACCTCGGGCGTGATCCCGCAGATGGAACGCTGCGGGCAGGAGATCGGCGTCAACCTCGCGGTCTCGCTCCATGCCGTGACCAAGGAAGTGCGCGACGAGATCGTGCCGATCAACAAAAAGTACGGCATCGAGGACCTGCTCGCGGCCTGTGCCTCGTACCACGGCGCCAGCAATGCCCGCCGCATCACGTTCGAATACGTGATGCTCAAGGACAAGAACGACAGCGACGAGGACGCGCGCGAACTGGTGCGCCTGCTCAAGCACTACAAGCTGCCCGCCAAGGTCAACCTGATCCCCTTCAACCCCTGGCCCGGCGCGGCCTACGAATGCTCGACGCCCGAGCGGATCAGGGCCTTTTCGAATATCGTGTTCGAAGCGGGAATCTCGGCCCCGGTGCGCACGCCGCGCGGGCGCGATATCGACGCCGCCTGCGGCCAGCTCAAGACCGCTGCCGAAAAGCGCAGCCGCGCCGAGATGGACCGTCTCTATGCCGAGAAGGATGCCGCGCTGGCAGTGTGA
- a CDS encoding DUF4175 domain-containing protein, with product MFIATVFGLAVLVGFLPARKYRTAIIGFIALGPLWFGLWLTFHDWTGIEQEFGTGLALLLFVPVFLAVWATITIWPFMLTVRLRRIHRNG from the coding sequence ATGTTCATCGCGACCGTCTTCGGTCTAGCGGTGCTTGTAGGGTTCTTGCCCGCCAGAAAGTACCGGACGGCGATAATCGGATTCATCGCCTTGGGTCCGCTTTGGTTTGGCCTATGGCTCACGTTTCACGATTGGACCGGGATAGAGCAAGAATTCGGCACCGGACTGGCACTCCTGCTGTTCGTCCCTGTCTTTCTTGCCGTGTGGGCGACGATCACGATTTGGCCATTTATGCTGACGGTTCGTCTGCGGAGAATCCATCGCAATGGATAG
- a CDS encoding CDP-diacylglycerol diphosphatase has product MKSRGNWQLVWGALAMLVAGCTNAPVRPVASLPLPPVHANGQALWRIVDQKCVPGRLRAGDPAPCAAVSLAGGRTRGYAVLKDRAGIAQYLVMPTILISGIEDPRVTGPGAADYFTPAWKARHLVEARAGRALQRDEIGIAVNSQYGRSQDLLHLHVDCMRRDVRDALHDLVPVVGDSWSHRTVSLEGRSFYVRRVGGDETVSANPFELVRTGFHVPQGEMKAWTVLLTGADFAGRPGFLLLAARADPDHGNRGASEILLDHQCGVAGAVDAKGADARAGSN; this is encoded by the coding sequence GTGAAGAGTCGAGGCAATTGGCAGCTGGTCTGGGGTGCGCTGGCAATGCTTGTGGCGGGTTGCACGAACGCGCCGGTCAGGCCGGTCGCGTCGCTTCCGCTGCCGCCGGTCCATGCCAACGGGCAGGCCCTGTGGCGCATCGTCGATCAGAAATGCGTTCCGGGGCGGCTTCGTGCGGGCGATCCGGCGCCTTGCGCGGCGGTCTCGCTCGCCGGAGGACGCACTCGCGGTTATGCGGTGTTGAAGGATCGCGCCGGCATCGCCCAGTACCTGGTGATGCCGACGATCCTGATCTCCGGGATCGAGGACCCGCGCGTAACGGGACCGGGCGCAGCGGACTATTTCACGCCCGCCTGGAAGGCGCGCCATCTTGTGGAAGCGAGGGCGGGGCGGGCGTTGCAGCGAGACGAGATCGGGATCGCGGTGAACTCGCAATATGGTCGCAGTCAGGACTTGCTGCATCTTCATGTGGATTGCATGCGCCGGGACGTGCGCGATGCGCTGCACGATCTCGTCCCGGTCGTGGGCGACAGCTGGTCGCACCGGACGGTGAGCCTCGAAGGGCGCAGCTTTTATGTCCGGCGTGTCGGCGGCGATGAGACTGTATCGGCGAACCCCTTCGAGCTGGTCCGTACCGGCTTTCATGTTCCGCAAGGCGAGATGAAGGCCTGGACGGTGTTGCTGACCGGTGCGGACTTTGCAGGGCGCCCCGGCTTCCTGCTGCTGGCCGCGCGGGCGGACCCTGACCACGGCAACCGGGGCGCATCGGAAATCCTGCTCGATCACCAGTGCGGTGTGGCGGGCGCGGTCGATGCAAAGGGGGCGGATGCGAGGGCAGGCTCGAACTGA